Genomic segment of Pasteurella multocida subsp. multocida OH4807:
TGGGTAGTAGTTACACATACGTAAGGTTTCATCAAGCGGAATCCCGACTTCTTGCACGGCATTTTTAACTGATTCAATCATAGTCACTGCAGAACCACCTAATGTTCCATTGGCATCGTAGCACTTACCATCACGGACATAAACCGTTTTGCCGACAAAGACAAAAGACTCAATATTTGCTCCTGCTGCCGCCGTTGCATCCGTTACAATACACAATTTTTTACCTTTAACACGTTTATCAATACGGATGTTGCCGTAATCAACATGTAAACCATCAATGATGATGCCAGTATAGATATCTGAATCTAATACTGCCCCTACTACGCCCATCGCACGTCCTGAACTGATTGGTGACATGGCATTATGTAGATGAGTAGCAAAGCTCGCACCTTTTTCAATCGCAGCTTTAGCAACATCATAGGTTGCGTTAGAGTGACCTAATGACACAATAATTCCTTTTTCAACAAAGTCTGGAATATACTGTGCGGTTGGGTTTTCCGCCGCGAGCGTGAGTTTCGTGATCACATCAGCATTATCGCATAAGAATGCTTTCATCTCTGGGTTAATAGCACGAATATATTCTTCACGGTGTACCCCTTTTTTCTCGACGCTTAAATAAGGTCCTTCAAGGTGTAAACCTAAGGCTTGATTTTGATATTTGGTCAAATAATCACGCATCACCTTTACCGCTTCTTTCATGCCTTCATCTGGCGAAGTAATAAAGGTTGGTAAATAACTAGTCGTACCTGATTTTAAGTTGGTTTCTTGCATGATTTCTAAGGTTTTGACACTAATCTCTTCATTAAACATGACACCACCACAGCCATTTAACTGAAGATCAATAAAGCCAGCAGTGAGATTGTTACCTTGTAAATCAATTTTTTTCATGTCTGTCGGTAACTGCTCAACAGGCACAATAGCACGAATTTTATCGCCCTCTACGACAACCGCTTTACCATAGAGCACGTCTTGTGCGGTATAAATAACCGCATTAATGAACGCATACATTGTTGTTCCCCTTATTTCACACTATCAATGGCACGGGCTTCTAGTTCTGTAAAATACTTCAAGGTTTTTACTTTTAATTCTTGTGTCGAAGGTTCATCACACACGATGATCGCTTTGCGATGCATTTGTAACGCACTGACTGTCCATAAGTGATTGATACTTCCTTCAACTGCTGCCTGTAGAGCCAGCGCTTTATTATAGCCTGTAACTAAAATCATCACTTCTTCAGCATCAAGTAACGTACCTACCCCGATAGTTAAAGAATATTTTGGTACATTATTTACATCATTACCAAAAAAGCGAGAATTTGCGATGAGAGTATCTTGTGTAAGCGTTTTTATACGAGTGCGAGAAGAAAGCGATGAAGCAGGTTCATTAAACGCAATATGCCCATCTACACCTACGCCTCCCATAAAGAGATGAATCTTGCCATAAGATTTAATTTTATCTTCATAACGCTGACATTCTGCTTCATGGTCATCAGTATTCCCATCTAATATATTGATATTTTTTTCTTGAATATCAATATGATCGAAGAAATTTCTATACATAAATGCGTGATAGCTTTCTGGATGCTCTTTTGGTAGCCCAACATATTCATCCATATTAAACGTTACTACATGCTTAAAGCTCACTTCACCCGCTTGGTTTAACGCAATCAGTTCTTGGTAAGTCTTTAATGGGGTCCCACCTGTTGGTAAACCTAATACAAATGGGCGGTCTTCTGTAGGCTGAAATTGATTAATTCGATCAACGATATAGCGAGCAGACCATTTCGCAACTTGTTCAGCATTATATAATGGGATTAAACGCATGACTTATTACCTCTATTTGTCTGTAAATTTTGTATGTAAAACAAAGCATAAAAAACGATGAACACTCTGTATTTTTTAATTTGACTAGAAGACATCAAATTATTTTCAAAATATGGAGTTTTATTTTTTTGCATTATAAAATAAGTTATTTCAAATAGCTAATAGAAAGTGATCTAACAAGAATATTTAGTGATGAAAATCACAAAAATTAGAGTTTTAATTTGCAATAGAAAATTATCGGCATATAGTTAACAACAATTGAGAAAACGTTTACGATCTTCTCAATAAAATCCAAATAAAAAATAAAAGGAGTTCCTATGAGTGTGCTAAGTTACTTACAAAGAATTGGGCAGGCCTTAATGGTTCCTG
This window contains:
- the nagB gene encoding glucosamine-6-phosphate deaminase (COG0363 6-phosphogluconolactonase/Glucosamine-6-phosphate isomerase/deaminase) is translated as MRLIPLYNAEQVAKWSARYIVDRINQFQPTEDRPFVLGLPTGGTPLKTYQELIALNQAGEVSFKHVVTFNMDEYVGLPKEHPESYHAFMYRNFFDHIDIQEKNINILDGNTDDHEAECQRYEDKIKSYGKIHLFMGGVGVDGHIAFNEPASSLSSRTRIKTLTQDTLIANSRFFGNDVNNVPKYSLTIGVGTLLDAEEVMILVTGYNKALALQAAVEGSINHLWTVSALQMHRKAIIVCDEPSTQELKVKTLKYFTELEARAIDSVK
- the nagA gene encoding N-acetylglucosamine-6-phosphate deacetylase (COG1820 N-acetylglucosamine-6-phosphate deacetylase), giving the protein MYAFINAVIYTAQDVLYGKAVVVEGDKIRAIVPVEQLPTDMKKIDLQGNNLTAGFIDLQLNGCGGVMFNEEISVKTLEIMQETNLKSGTTSYLPTFITSPDEGMKEAVKVMRDYLTKYQNQALGLHLEGPYLSVEKKGVHREEYIRAINPEMKAFLCDNADVITKLTLAAENPTAQYIPDFVEKGIIVSLGHSNATYDVAKAAIEKGASFATHLHNAMSPISSGRAMGVVGAVLDSDIYTGIIIDGLHVDYGNIRIDKRVKGKKLCIVTDATAAAGANIESFVFVGKTVYVRDGKCYDANGTLGGSAVTMIESVKNAVQEVGIPLDETLRMCNYYPAKAIGVDDRLGSIEVGKVANLTAFTHDFNVIGTAVNGEWKAN